A stretch of the Polaribacter pacificus genome encodes the following:
- a CDS encoding GH92 family glycosyl hydrolase, with the protein MKLTPLSIFIVFFLLLGCKEEQPIELAKKDQELISYVNPFIGTGGHGHTFPGATMPFGMMQLSPDTRLDGWDGCSGYHYSDDKIYGFSHTHLSGTGVSDYGDILLMPTNKIVFNNGADGKDGYRSHFSHDTEIAEPGFYKVFLEDTKIDVELTVSKRSGKHRYAFAEGSKQIVILDLEHRDQVLDSKLNINSNTEISGYRFSNAWATDQRLYFDMLFSRPFTKVTLLDNKKEGKKVLAAFEFDPSEGSILEVTVGISPVDENGAIHNWQLEIGDKTFETVKEEAQQAWELQLEKMVVESNDADYKTNFYTSLYHTMIAPNLYQDIDGRYRGMDLNIYQNTDFDYYTVFSLWDTYRAAHPLYTLIETKKTNDFINTFLAKYDEGGIMPIWDLSACYTGCMIGYHAVPVIADAYLKGIRDYDVSKAFKAMKHSATRDKLGLDSYKKLGFIPVELESESVSKTLEYAYDDWTIAQMAKSLGKQDDFKTYTERAQNYKNIFDPSTKFMRGRFRNTWFAPFDPYEVNFNYTEANSWQYSFYVPQDVTGFIKLMGGKQALEAQLDELFTANHTTSGRDQADITGLIGQYAHGNEPSHHMAYLYNFVNKPHKTQERVRQILTELYMNTPDGISGNEDCGQMSAWYVLSSLGFYPVTPGSNEYIIGAPLFEKATIHLENGKNFTILANQASAAHKYVKSVALNGKKYPYSYIKHQDIIDGGSLVFEMSDQPTDWGTQDAHVPKTTIEEHLIVPAPYIEKGEIAFKGSTEVVLNSVDAKSIIYYALNDGDFTVYKSPIKISEPSSLKIYAQNGTEKSAEIITNFFKIDPNVTIQLKHQYANQYNGGGANGLIDGIFGAKDFRTGTWQGFSNVDLVATVDLGKSKNLKTTTVGFLEDQKSWIFLPTEVTCYISVDNQNFIKIGSKKIAAEKAADVASMKKIKFDLKGKNVRYVRIVAKTLGELPSWHLGYKHNGRSWLFADEIVIE; encoded by the coding sequence ATGAAACTTACACCTCTTTCAATTTTTATTGTTTTTTTCTTATTACTAGGCTGTAAAGAAGAGCAACCTATAGAACTCGCAAAAAAAGACCAAGAACTAATTTCTTATGTCAATCCCTTTATTGGAACCGGTGGTCATGGCCATACTTTTCCTGGAGCAACCATGCCTTTTGGGATGATGCAACTTAGCCCAGATACGCGTTTGGATGGATGGGACGGTTGCTCTGGATACCATTATTCAGACGATAAAATTTACGGATTTTCTCATACGCATCTCAGCGGAACAGGTGTCTCTGATTACGGAGATATTTTATTAATGCCTACCAATAAAATTGTTTTTAACAATGGAGCAGATGGTAAAGACGGGTATCGTTCTCACTTTTCACACGATACTGAAATTGCCGAACCAGGTTTTTATAAGGTCTTTTTAGAAGATACTAAAATTGATGTAGAGCTCACTGTATCTAAACGCAGCGGGAAACACCGTTATGCTTTTGCCGAAGGATCTAAACAAATTGTTATCCTAGATTTAGAACACAGAGACCAGGTGTTGGATTCAAAACTAAACATCAACTCGAATACTGAAATTTCTGGATATCGTTTTTCAAATGCTTGGGCTACAGATCAACGCTTGTATTTTGATATGTTGTTTTCACGACCATTTACCAAAGTAACTTTATTAGATAATAAAAAAGAAGGTAAAAAAGTACTTGCAGCCTTTGAGTTTGACCCTAGTGAGGGCAGTATTTTAGAAGTAACAGTTGGAATCTCTCCTGTAGATGAAAATGGAGCCATACACAATTGGCAGTTAGAGATCGGTGATAAAACTTTTGAAACTGTAAAAGAAGAAGCACAACAAGCATGGGAGCTACAATTAGAAAAAATGGTTGTAGAATCTAATGATGCAGATTATAAAACAAATTTTTACACCTCTTTATACCATACCATGATCGCGCCAAATTTATATCAAGATATAGATGGAAGGTATCGAGGAATGGATTTAAATATTTATCAAAATACTGATTTTGATTATTATACGGTCTTTTCTTTGTGGGATACCTATCGCGCAGCACACCCATTGTATACTTTAATAGAAACCAAAAAAACCAACGATTTTATCAATACTTTTTTAGCCAAATACGATGAAGGTGGAATCATGCCAATATGGGATTTATCTGCCTGTTATACTGGGTGTATGATAGGGTATCATGCAGTTCCTGTTATAGCAGATGCCTATTTAAAAGGTATTAGAGATTATGATGTTTCTAAAGCCTTTAAAGCCATGAAACACTCTGCAACCCGTGATAAGTTAGGTTTAGATAGTTATAAAAAACTTGGTTTTATACCAGTAGAATTAGAATCAGAGTCGGTATCTAAAACGCTAGAATATGCATACGATGATTGGACCATTGCACAGATGGCCAAATCTTTAGGAAAGCAAGATGATTTTAAAACCTATACAGAAAGAGCACAGAATTATAAAAATATTTTTGATCCCAGCACAAAATTTATGCGAGGTCGTTTTAGAAATACTTGGTTTGCTCCTTTTGATCCTTATGAAGTAAACTTTAATTATACCGAAGCCAATTCATGGCAATATAGCTTTTATGTACCCCAGGATGTTACTGGTTTTATCAAATTGATGGGAGGAAAGCAGGCTTTAGAAGCTCAGTTAGATGAGTTGTTTACCGCTAATCATACGACCTCGGGTAGAGATCAAGCCGATATCACTGGTTTGATAGGTCAATACGCTCACGGTAATGAGCCAAGTCATCATATGGCGTATTTATACAACTTTGTAAATAAGCCTCATAAAACTCAAGAACGCGTTCGACAAATTTTAACTGAACTGTATATGAACACCCCAGACGGTATATCTGGTAACGAAGACTGTGGTCAGATGAGTGCTTGGTATGTGTTGAGTTCTCTAGGGTTTTACCCTGTAACACCAGGGTCTAATGAATATATTATTGGGGCTCCGTTGTTTGAAAAAGCGACCATACATTTAGAAAATGGAAAAAACTTTACCATTCTAGCCAATCAAGCATCTGCAGCGCATAAATATGTAAAATCTGTAGCGCTTAACGGAAAAAAGTATCCCTATTCTTATATAAAGCATCAAGATATTATAGACGGTGGTAGCTTGGTTTTTGAAATGTCAGATCAACCAACTGATTGGGGAACTCAAGATGCCCATGTACCTAAAACTACAATTGAAGAGCACCTTATTGTGCCTGCACCTTATATAGAAAAAGGGGAGATTGCCTTTAAAGGAAGTACAGAGGTTGTCTTAAATTCTGTGGATGCAAAAAGTATTATTTATTATGCCTTAAACGATGGAGATTTTACTGTTTATAAAAGTCCAATTAAAATTTCTGAACCAAGCAGTTTAAAAATTTACGCACAAAACGGAACAGAAAAAAGTGCTGAGATTATCACTAATTTCTTTAAAATTGATCCAAATGTTACCATACAGTTAAAGCATCAATATGCCAATCAGTATAATGGTGGAGGAGCAAATGGATTAATCGACGGTATTTTTGGTGCTAAAGATTTTAGAACTGGAACCTGGCAAGGTTTTTCTAATGTAGATCTTGTTGCCACTGTTGATTTAGGTAAGAGTAAAAATTTAAAAACTACAACTGTAGGCTTTTTAGAAGATCAAAAAAGTTGGATTTTTCTTCCTACCGAAGTTACTTGTTATATTAGTGTGGATAATCAGAATTTTATAAAAATTGGATCTAAAAAAATTGCAGCAGAAAAAGCAGCAGATGTAGCTTCCATGAAAAAAATTAAATTTGATTTAAAAGGAAAAAATGTTCGTTATGTTCGAATTGTAGCAAAAACGCTTGGTGAATTACCAAGTTGGCATTTGGGTTACAAACACAACGGCCGCTCTTGGTTATTTGCAGATGAAATTGTAATAGAATAA
- a CDS encoding GH92 family glycosyl hydrolase, translating to MFKKVLFVAGLSFLAACNTSIDNKKNLDNNFVTYVNPMIGTSKMGHTFPGATAPFGMVQLSPQTNFEVMHIDGKYNPKTYEYCAGYQYRDSTILGFAHTNFSGTGHADLGDFLVMPTTGKLVLDPIVTKDGGKGFYSRFSHEKEHAEAGYYTVDLEDYKIKAELTATERVGFHQYSFPESSDAHIILDLVYNVYQHDNKNVWTFIRVENDSLITGYRQTKGWARTKKVFFAMQFSKPFKSYGHKKYDKILYNGFYGRFNETKNFPEMAGKNIRAYFNFDTKANEKIQVKFALSPVSTQGALNNLKEEISGWDFEKTKNETQAKWNQELSKIEIETIDPAQKETFYTALYHTMLSPILYEDVDGKYRGLDQNIHESNGFTNYTIFSLWDTYRALHPLFNVIQQERNNDMIKSMLAHQKESVHNMLPIWSHYANENWCMIGYHATSVIADAIAKGVGNFDKKQALKASVTTANVRYFDGIGDYLDYQYVPDDKSHSSVSKTLEYAYDDWTIAQIAKSVGDTETEKIFLERSEYYNNVFNPKNGYMSPRMSDGSFRKNFDPLDTHGQGFIEGNAWNYGLYVPHQLDKMVALMGGKERFSQHLDSLFTMELEDKFIDQHEDITRDGIIGNYVHGNEPGHHIPYLYNWTGKAYKTQARVRMIMDTMYGPGVEGLCGNDDAGQMSAWYVFSSLGFYPVIPGSDHYALGSPLVKNAILNLENGNRLTIKTLNQSKNNIYVKSLTINGKQIDRNYILHNEIMNGGEFIFEMSATPKL from the coding sequence ATGTTTAAAAAAGTACTTTTTGTTGCAGGACTATCCTTTTTGGCAGCATGTAATACCTCAATCGACAATAAAAAGAATCTCGACAATAACTTTGTTACCTATGTAAACCCAATGATAGGGACCAGTAAAATGGGACATACTTTTCCGGGTGCAACCGCTCCTTTTGGAATGGTACAGTTGAGTCCACAAACCAATTTTGAGGTGATGCATATTGATGGAAAGTACAATCCAAAAACGTATGAATATTGTGCAGGGTATCAATATAGAGATTCAACTATTTTAGGCTTTGCTCACACTAACTTTAGCGGTACAGGACATGCTGATTTAGGAGATTTTTTAGTGATGCCAACAACAGGGAAGCTTGTATTAGATCCTATAGTAACCAAAGATGGAGGAAAGGGCTTTTACTCAAGGTTTTCTCATGAAAAGGAGCATGCTGAAGCAGGATACTATACGGTTGATTTAGAGGATTACAAAATTAAAGCCGAATTAACAGCAACAGAACGTGTTGGTTTTCACCAGTATAGTTTTCCAGAATCTTCCGATGCACACATTATTCTAGATTTAGTGTATAATGTGTATCAGCATGATAATAAAAACGTTTGGACTTTTATTCGAGTAGAAAACGATAGTTTAATTACCGGGTATCGACAAACAAAAGGATGGGCAAGAACAAAAAAAGTGTTTTTTGCGATGCAGTTTTCAAAACCTTTTAAAAGTTACGGACACAAAAAATACGACAAGATTCTATATAATGGATTTTATGGTCGCTTTAATGAAACAAAAAACTTTCCAGAAATGGCAGGTAAAAACATCCGAGCTTATTTTAATTTTGACACCAAAGCTAATGAGAAAATTCAAGTAAAATTTGCACTTTCACCCGTAAGTACCCAAGGTGCTTTAAATAATTTAAAGGAAGAGATTTCGGGCTGGGACTTTGAAAAAACCAAAAACGAAACCCAAGCAAAATGGAATCAAGAGCTTTCTAAAATAGAGATAGAAACAATTGACCCAGCTCAAAAGGAAACTTTTTATACTGCTCTGTATCACACCATGTTAAGCCCAATTTTGTATGAAGACGTGGATGGTAAATACAGAGGTCTAGATCAAAATATTCACGAATCCAATGGATTTACAAACTATACAATTTTTTCTTTGTGGGATACTTACAGAGCGCTTCACCCTTTATTTAATGTCATTCAACAAGAGCGCAACAATGATATGATCAAATCAATGTTGGCGCATCAAAAAGAGAGTGTACACAATATGTTGCCAATTTGGAGCCACTACGCCAATGAAAATTGGTGTATGATTGGATATCATGCGACCTCTGTTATTGCAGATGCAATTGCAAAAGGAGTTGGGAATTTTGATAAAAAACAAGCACTAAAGGCTTCAGTGACGACCGCAAATGTTCGTTATTTTGATGGTATCGGAGACTATTTAGATTATCAATATGTTCCGGATGATAAAAGCCATTCATCGGTTTCTAAAACCTTAGAATACGCTTATGATGACTGGACCATTGCACAAATAGCTAAAAGTGTTGGTGATACTGAAACTGAAAAGATATTTTTAGAACGTTCAGAATATTATAACAATGTTTTTAATCCAAAAAATGGTTATATGAGTCCTCGTATGTCTGATGGAAGTTTTCGTAAGAACTTTGACCCTTTGGATACGCATGGTCAAGGTTTTATTGAAGGAAATGCTTGGAATTACGGTTTGTATGTGCCGCATCAATTGGATAAAATGGTTGCACTAATGGGGGGTAAAGAACGCTTTTCTCAACACTTAGATTCTTTATTTACTATGGAACTCGAAGATAAGTTTATCGATCAACATGAAGACATTACCAGGGATGGAATAATAGGTAACTATGTACACGGTAATGAGCCAGGTCACCATATTCCATACCTATATAATTGGACAGGAAAGGCCTATAAAACGCAAGCTCGAGTTCGTATGATTATGGATACCATGTACGGGCCTGGTGTAGAGGGACTTTGCGGAAATGATGATGCTGGACAAATGAGTGCTTGGTATGTGTTTAGTAGTCTTGGTTTTTACCCAGTTATTCCAGGATCCGACCACTATGCCCTAGGAAGTCCTCTAGTTAAAAATGCAATTCTAAATTTAGAAAACGGCAATAGATTAACAATAAAAACGTTAAATCAAAGTAAAAATAATATCTATGTTAAATCACTGACTATTAACGGTAAACAGATTGATAGAAATTATATTTTACACAATGAAATTATGAACGGAGGAGAGTTTATTTTTGAAATGAGCGCTACACCTAAACTTTAA